AGAAATGAAGCTGGGGAGCAAGAAttagatataatttataaaactgaaattgaatCTGTCAATGAAATTTGGGGTAAAGAATACCCATTACAAGTTAAGCTGACTAATGGTAGAACAGTATTATGTGACTTTGTTATTTCAGCAACAGGAGTGGAGCCCGCTGTTAACTTTTTATGGGATCAGGAACCAGAGAAGGGACCTGACGGTGGATTAGCAGTTAATGAGAACCAAGAAACAACCATTAGAGATGTATTTGCTGCTGGTGATGTAGCTCATGCTGCGTGGACTCATGCCCCACACTGGTTTCAGTTAAGACTCTGGACCCAAGCAAGACAGATGGCAGCAATGGCTGCTAAGTCAATGCATGCCCGCACTACAAACCAAGAAGTCTTACAAgatttttgttttgaattgtTCACACATTGCACAACTCTTTTTGGTTACAGGGTGGTATTACTTGGTAAATATAATGGACAAGGATTGGGGACTGATTATGAAATTCTGTTAAGAACAACTCCTAACCTTGAATACGTAAAATTTGTGCTTCAAAATGGTAGACTTCAAGGAGCAATTTTAATAGGGGAGACAGATTTAGAAGaaatgtgtgaaaatcttaTACTTGACCAAATTGATTTGTCACCATTTGGAGATGATATTTTAAATCCTGATATAGATATTgatgattattttgattaaaacaagGCCGAAACCGATCAGGATGGGATGATGATGACGATATCCCATAGTGGTGCAGTTGACAAACAGCGGCTTAGTAATAATAACGACCATCCGGGTTTGACCCCCGGATGTGTATGCAGatattacattttgtatttttttgcacttggatttcatatttttgatggACTAAACCACTGTGAAGCTCGATATAAGCATAAcagtttcagcttgtacaaaaCTTTTCTTGTGTTTAGTTGTTCTCCCTGCCTGTAAGTCACATTTCTGAAataatttgtgaaattttgtgagcagtttcaattattattattttgttcattaagttttattttgtgttaatCCAGTCACTGCCAGGGGCGTGATTTTGTATGACGATGAATGCATATGTGCGTTGCTGGCAGCGAATTTGTTTATCCATAATATACTatgtttatcaataataatatacttacttcaTTAGTCATTACTCATTACTTTCTAACCAAATGTTCCATGACActcacacttttttttaaatattgttatttaactgaaattgtttattattatttaggccAATGAAAAGACAAAATATAGAATTCAAGTGtggagtatatatatattatttattatactcttTTTGTGTGCAGTGCAACCATattagatataatataatattcacgATTCAGGACTAACAACATAcccaaaacaacctacgtaatgtggtcgggttatttgttgcccactaTAAGCCATACAAAAAATTACGAGGAATTGAAAAAATGaaacagggcggctaccgggaaaatcgaaattcgtcaattgcgggcatttttctctgtcactctaattacgtcttagtgagagtaaaagagagatccccgtaatttgcgaatttcggttttcgcggtaggccccctgacaAGGACGAATAATCAtagctatggaaggtagagttaaggaatagaatctccatataccaaaaagtgtccgacaaaaaaccataaatattaaataggtggcgctacaatacctaatacttgagaaaaaaatctaatcatagacagcgcatttcactccgtcaataacggctaggttcttagctactctggagagaatgtattaataatttgaattttgtgtaggtatttgtaaatTCGGATGATGATCGTggcgaataattttattttataatgattagcTTAGATTTGTAAGGTAttagtatattgttattgtatgtcCTCACAGGGCGTCATGGACTGACTTACTGAATTGTATTGCAACaccttaataatgtatgtacatgactatacaattaataaataaatgaaataaatgagatttggaactattatttatagctgacagctggacacttgcaatagttctgcctatggagtgAGAGTCAAAATgacgggtgtacctaaataaaattaaatgaaaaccataccatactTTTTTACCATGCgtacatgattttctgagttatttgaacttaacagattaaacattaaaggtactaattcgtggcgtaataaaaattattttaccttagcgttttttcttaaaaatgaaaacgataacttgaaaacttataacgcctgcaaaattgtaatagcaagcaaagtataaaatgagtaaaacttggaagccacaaataaaatgactcataatTGAATATggaggtacaaaaatttggcttttatagaatttatcaataaccacgggataGCGGGATTCTGACtatcaggatggcgggtgtactgtttattgatgataactttgtgtaccgtgaggtataatttttttatttaggtacacccgccattctgactcaccctatggagattctattccttgcctctaccttccataatcaTAGCGCTTTTTCTGCATGGGCCTACttaatcgaaattcgcaaattgcggggatctttcttactctaactaaaacgtaattagagtgacagagaaaaatgtgtgcaatttgcgaatttcgatattagcggtaggcccccagtggAGCCCTAAACAGTCAgtgtatggaaggtggaggtaaggaaagaaatctccatgtaccaaaaagagtcatcaaaaaaccttaaataggtggcgctacaatacctagaatacttgaacaaaaaatcaaatcatagacagcgcacttcacttcgtcaataacgcctagattcttagctactctagcgctactctggagagatttggaactattatttatagctgacagctgggcacttttgcaatagttctgccataagagatgtcactcctcttaattccacactccataagtcAGTGACAGGCCAGTGACAGTTTTTTAACCTTAAATTATCTGTAGCCCAGGCCCAGTGTTGCCtggcgtacgataattatccTAAATGTACAATAATTTTGGCTCCGGTACTATGCACATTctaaagagcattatcgtacgcaaaagtacgataatttcagtTGTTCGACGACGCTACCTAAAAAGTCTAGTCAGTATTTGAAACAAAATATGAGACTTTCcttcagaaataggctaaaattagcaCCATTTGGGTTTTTGGCTCCTTGGTTTGgtgtaattaaaaaaaccgaacaagtgtgagtcggactcgcccaccgagggttctatacgttttagtatttgttgttatagcggcaacagaaatacatcatctgtgaaaatttcaaattatagaatagcggaatcttagtaatagggtctagttttactctttgggtacggagaAAAGGCCATGCCAggataagctaagtgaatctgcccccagcgagttttggcttgtatttttttttgatgatgtgGCTTTATATTAGTAGCGTAGCAtatataatagggttgtttccaattttttgaaacgctcgtattacgttctatattaactaaaagttgccctaaaattcaactttacactaaaaacggctttaaatatgttaaatgaacaaaatatattttgacggatgctttcgcgcccaaaacgctctttgaaaattgactgacgtcacagtttacggtttgacacataactacatacacacgtagaagatacgagctgtcaaccgacatttgtcatttgttgtctatcgcctaactgtcaacagtctcaatccgagagttgtgacgtcatcaaaatcttcaaagacgtttcgagtttggtcacgtgacgtgtgccaaaagaaattttaaattaaatatttacaaaaatatggtcattacaggtgccctttaagtagtttaacatgttcttataatccaaaagaatttattgggatacaattctgccctaagatttgtaggtggaaacaaccctattgataTTGTTGATTGATTGTGTTGTTGAAATCTATAACATTTGGGAGGCTGATATTTGAATACTTGCTACTAATATAAAGCCACATCATCAAAAATTACAAGCCAAAACTCGCATGGGACAGATTCACTTAACATATCCTGGCATGGCCTTTCCTGTAAACCGTTTGGACAATAGTtaacaatacacaaataaaaacactgattttgcgctatttagatgaaaattgagttttctttgattatacaccgtgttttttttgatttgcgttaatttcgagggtgcattcctgagcttaaattaagtaattttctcaaagacaccgatattctaattaactccatttcggagataatcaatcattaatttttatcttttaaggcccttacgagcgtgtacacttgccttagggcctgtttacttattgattagtgtctagtgcgagttcatacatttgctactaaacgtaagtactatctcggacgatcgacgttcgaaatgacattgatatgtcacagttttcaattgtttggttgagttaaatgtaatgcccgtattacaacaacgctatatgcaacatttagtcactttttataaaaataaaaatagtaaaaaaaaacaaaaaaatttttttttcgaaaataactatgccattaaatttctttaaacgtactattattattattgtagtttgtgggcctttgaatgccacgtcgaccaggcattggtctattgtgacagccctttaaagttcattactaatgcccgttgaatccaggaaattccagattctttgggttAAACGTACTAACCGATagcccgaagttaacgaaattcaataaaaacacggtgtatattggaaatttaagcttattttgcaagaaatgTTTGGCGTACTGCCTTTATGgtaggcgtacgataattttttcaacggtacgataattttgacactcaaatacgataattctcttccgctcaacTGGCAACACCTGGCCTAAGTCGAagtagttaaattaaaaaaaaatcatatactgATTGATACGTACGTCTTCGTGGACTGTTTAATTTTGTGTTTCTGTCttttgtgaaaataaatataaattcaattaGTAGACATTCGCATTTACGTAGATAGAAGCAAGTGATGTTCTAGGGTGATCCTTCACTAGGTCCATACTATTAGTTTTAATCGAGATTTGGTTTGTGTTATTCTTTGTTATTTGAGATATCCGATTATTGTGATTCATCTTTGCATCACAATGCCTATTTTATTCAGTGTGGTGGCCCGAGGCACAGTTGTATTGGCCAAATTTGCCTCGTGTGCAGGGAATTTCACGGAAGTCACGGAACAAATATTGTCGAAAATTCCGCCCCACGATGATAAATTAACGTACTCTCATgggaattatttatttcattatattgcTGAAAACAAACTGGTGTACTTCTGCATCACTGATGatgtaagtaatataaatactttttgTGCCCTCTAATTTTACCCTGATAGGACTGAAAATGTATGTGTAAAAATTACAGAAATTCCAACGTTCGAGAGCATTCCTCTTCCTCAATGAGATCAAACGAAGGTTTACTGCAGCTTTTGCGGAAACGGCCCAGACTGCTATCCCTTATGCTATGAATGGAGAGTTTGCCAGAGTCCTGG
Above is a genomic segment from Cydia pomonella isolate Wapato2018A chromosome 4, ilCydPomo1, whole genome shotgun sequence containing:
- the LOC133517052 gene encoding vesicle-associated membrane protein 7, encoding MPILFSVVARGTVVLAKFASCAGNFTEVTEQILSKIPPHDDKLTYSHGNYLFHYIAENKLVYFCITDDKFQRSRAFLFLNEIKRRFTAAFAETAQTAIPYAMNGEFARVLAAEMKHYTESGDLNTISTIYGELDELKNIMVKNIDNMATRGEKLELLINKADNLATNSVSFNGTARTLQRNLFWKNIKMYVIMALVAALAVYFIGAMACGGLAWKTCVG